In Candidatus Desulfatibia profunda, one DNA window encodes the following:
- a CDS encoding peptidoglycan-binding protein, whose translation MKTKKLIYGITFICFLALIAGPMFFVGVKTAFSAEEAAKPAMQAPSEPAAKPATAAPSEPAAEPAMQAPAQPAAAPAKAAHKKMAKKAMPSEKIKAVQKALNTAGFTLQEDGFMGKKTKEALKKFQADNGLKVTGKADKETLAKLEIQ comes from the coding sequence ATGAAAACCAAAAAGCTGATTTACGGTATTACTTTTATCTGCTTCCTGGCACTCATTGCCGGACCGATGTTTTTTGTAGGCGTGAAAACTGCCTTTAGTGCGGAAGAGGCAGCAAAACCCGCAATGCAGGCCCCGAGTGAACCGGCCGCAAAACCCGCAACGGCCGCTCCGAGTGAACCGGCCGCAGAACCCGCAATGCAGGCTCCTGCTCAGCCGGCAGCAGCACCTGCAAAGGCTGCTCACAAAAAGATGGCCAAAAAGGCTATGCCGAGCGAAAAAATTAAGGCCGTGCAAAAGGCCCTGAACACCGCCGGTTTTACACTCCAGGAAGACGGTTTTATGGGCAAGAAAACAAAAGAAGCCCTCAAGAAATTCCAAGCCGATAACGGCCTGAAGGTAACGGGGAAAGCAGATAAGGAAACACTGGCTAAACTGGAAATTCAATAG